One Methanosphaera sp. WGK6 genomic region harbors:
- a CDS encoding glycosyltransferase family 4 protein, with the protein MNSENQTNNNFNSKNYSSEEILQKSGKTMKFCMVLEFFMPYFYGGGEIRYHELIKRLVKQGHKVDILTMNVEGAPHHEIYDGINIYHIGPTIKTPPYRSKGKILQYMYAVFKWLNSHDYDIIDTQAYSPLFPSVLYSKKSHIPLIATIHDVSNGNQDQYSQQATIAYLGEKFFVKLPFTKILTVSENTKTSLIKDFNIKPSKIELIYNGVDLEAIDSVKCDKKDNNRVLFVGRLVPHKHADHLLSIINNIKEKYPDIHLVIIGKGTEKESLLKYVKDNNLEDYVEFMQELSNEELTYQMKLANVLVLPSTREGFGRVLTEANACHTPTIAYASGGVVEAIDDTRTGYLVKPGDITTLQEKIEYILDNKDVEEKLGLQGRKNVEEKFNWDKLVSQYIQMAQKLIN; encoded by the coding sequence ATGAACAGTGAAAATCAAACTAATAATAACTTTAATTCTAAAAATTACTCTAGTGAAGAGATCTTACAAAAATCAGGTAAAACTATGAAATTTTGTATGGTACTAGAATTCTTCATGCCTTACTTCTATGGGGGGGGAGAAATTCGTTACCACGAGTTAATAAAACGTCTAGTTAAACAAGGTCATAAAGTAGATATATTAACAATGAATGTGGAAGGTGCTCCACATCATGAAATTTATGATGGTATTAACATATATCATATTGGACCAACAATTAAAACTCCACCCTATAGATCAAAAGGAAAAATACTCCAGTACATGTATGCAGTTTTCAAATGGTTAAATAGTCATGACTATGATATTATTGATACACAAGCATACTCACCACTATTTCCATCAGTATTATACTCAAAAAAATCACATATCCCTTTGATTGCTACGATACATGATGTTAGTAATGGAAATCAAGACCAATACAGTCAACAAGCTACAATAGCATATCTTGGTGAAAAATTCTTTGTTAAATTACCATTTACTAAAATATTAACAGTTAGTGAAAATACTAAAACATCACTTATAAAAGATTTTAATATCAAGCCATCTAAAATTGAATTAATATATAATGGTGTGGATTTAGAAGCTATTGATAGTGTAAAATGTGATAAAAAAGATAATAATCGTGTATTATTTGTAGGAAGACTTGTTCCACATAAACATGCAGATCATTTATTAAGTATAATTAATAATATTAAAGAAAAATATCCTGATATTCACTTAGTAATAATAGGTAAAGGAACGGAAAAAGAAAGTTTACTTAAATATGTTAAGGATAATAATTTAGAAGATTATGTTGAATTCATGCAAGAATTAAGTAATGAAGAATTAACGTATCAAATGAAACTAGCCAATGTATTAGTATTACCATCCACACGAGAAGGGTTTGGAAGAGTATTAACAGAGGCAAATGCTTGTCATACACCTACAATTGCCTATGCTTCAGGAGGAGTTGTAGAAGCAATTGATGATACAAGAACAGGATATCTAGTAAAACCTGGAGACATAACTACACTTCAAGAAAAAATTGAATATATACTAGATAATAAAGATGTGGAAGAAAAACTAGGACTTCAAGGAAGAAAAAATGTTGAAGAAAAATTTAACTGGGATAAATTAGTTTCACAATACATACAAATGGCTCAAAAACTCATAAATTAA